TCCGAGAGCACCCTCCCCTGCTCGTCGACCACGAGCACGGCGGTCCGTCATGTGGGCGCGCCTCGCACGCGACGCCGCTCGATCCACGCGCCGACCGAGAAAATCGTCGTCAAGTACTCCATTACTCTCGCCTGCTACTCGCCCTTCGCGTCACCGGCAGCTTTTTGCCATTTCTGGAACTCGCGGTCCGAGCGCATCGTGAAGCTGGCCAGCTGTATCAGGAGCTCGTCCTGGGTGATGGCCGTCCCGTAAACCGATTCGTAGTAGGCGACGTAGTCTTCGAAGTCGCGGCGATCGGCTCCGATCAGCTTCACACGAACACGAAGGGGTGTTCGATCTTCCGGGGGTGCAAGCTGCATCTCATTCTCCTCTTTCTCGTCGGCTGCATCGTGCGGCCGGCGGCTAGCTCTCAAGCTCCGTAGGGGCGTTCAAAGCTGATGTCTCGAGTGACGTGGACCGTGAAGCGCGCACCTGCTGCAACCTCGATCGTGGGTGTTCGATTCAGCTCGCGGCGAAGAATCTCGTTCGACGTTTGGCCGAGTTGCTGACCGAGCGCGCCGGCCATGATCTCGCGGGGATCAGAACCGGCTCGATCGAAGCTTCCCTGCGAGATTTGCGTCCCGCCCGAGATCACGGCCAACATGGCCGCAGTGCCGAAGGAAGCCAGCAGATGTCGATTGAGCTCGCCGGGTACACCGACGGTGCCGGCGAGATCCGCAGCCGGCTCCTCCGGCAATCGCTGAGACTCCCCATTCGGGAAGATCAGCCGGGAGCATCCCAACACGAGGCGCGTCTGCCCCCGGGCCGCTGCCGACTGGTACTCGCAGAGCAGCCGGCTGCCCTTGGGTATCAGAACGTGGTTGCTCGACACCGTGTCCCGAATGTCGTCCGTCACCTGCGCGACGACCGGCCCGGGCTGTTCAGAGTTGATGGCGGTCATCAGCGCGGCCGGAATGAGCGTGCCGGCCTTGACGTCATACCCAGGAACCTGACTATCGTGTTCGGGGCGGGCGCGGCTCGGCGCGCCCAATTCGGGAGCACGACCGAGCGGCTGCGCCGCGCCCGCGGGCGGTGCGACCGCGGCGAAGGACACCGAAAGGGGTGAGTCCATGGCCGCCTGAAGCGCCTCGGACCGAGGCCGAGGACGGGTTGAACGAACCGGCGAGGCCTCGACGGGGAGCGCCACGACTCCGTCGGGCTCGCTTTCCCACCACGGTTCGTTGGTATTGGGCGCGATCGGCCGGTCTCGACCCTCGCCGGCCTCT
The genomic region above belongs to bacterium and contains:
- a CDS encoding DUF2274 domain-containing protein — its product is MQLAPPEDRTPLRVRVKLIGADRRDFEDYVAYYESVYGTAITQDELLIQLASFTMRSDREFQKWQKAAGDAKGE
- a CDS encoding TrbI/VirB10 family protein yields the protein MVRTPRSPVERLKYSLDELRPPIARLNRRLVWVAVAACALIMLVFSLSLGSSRREAGEGRDRPIAPNTNEPWWESEPDGVVALPVEASPVRSTRPRPRSEALQAAMDSPLSVSFAAVAPPAGAAQPLGRAPELGAPSRARPEHDSQVPGYDVKAGTLIPAALMTAINSEQPGPVVAQVTDDIRDTVSSNHVLIPKGSRLLCEYQSAAARGQTRLVLGCSRLIFPNGESQRLPEEPAADLAGTVGVPGELNRHLLASFGTAAMLAVISGGTQISQGSFDRAGSDPREIMAGALGQQLGQTSNEILRRELNRTPTIEVAAGARFTVHVTRDISFERPYGA